The following is a genomic window from Verrucomicrobiales bacterium.
TGCAGATTTTTAGCATCACACTTTTTGAGAAAACTCCGCTGTTTGCTGGGCTTTTCGATGACTTGCCTCCCGAGAAAATTCCCAACCTCAATAAAGCGCCCTATTTACCGGGTTTTTAAACCGGACACTACTGATGAGTGACGAGTGATGAGTGATGAGTGATGAGTGACGAGTGACGAGTGACGAGTGACGAGTGACGAGACCCTGCCAACGGACAACTGACCACTGCCAACGGCCACCTAGCACCTAGCACCTAGCACGGTCACTTGCCGGGGCTGCCCGGTCTGTTCTCCGCGGGATCTTTCCGTTCGTCTAGGACCTGGGTTGCGGCTTTGATTCGATTGCCAGCCAGCGTCACTTCGCCAGCGCGCGATCCAATGCGGACACCGGTCTTCTGACGTCCGCTGCCGGTGTCCTCGACCAGATTATTGCGAATGACGGTATCGCGGGTGGCCCCATCCACGAATAAACCCCAGCCCTGATTATCGGTCACGGTGTTGCCTTCGAACGTGACGCCGTGAGCCGCCATGGCCTCGCTCTCTGCCCGCCAATAAACCCCGCCCCGGGCGTTTCTGCGAATGATGTTACCGCGAACCAAGTTATTGCTGTCCTTGTGTCCGATCGACATGCCACGTCCGGCGTTGTTTTCCAGCAGATTCCCTTCCGCCAGGCCACCTCGAACGCGCCAGCAGAAAAACAAACCGTCATCTCCATTGGCACTCGCTCGGCAATTCACCACGGACGGACGTTGAGAGCCGCTGCCCGGATGCAACCCGAAGCCGGCGCATCCTTCCACCACACAGCCTTGGACCTTCACATCGTTCGATTGCTGAAAGCTGATGCCGTCGCCTGAGTAGTTTCGCACCACGCAGTTGCTGATCACGGTATTGTCCCCGCGGTAGAGGAAGATTCCGGCAGTGCGACACCCATCCACCCGGGTGGGATTCTCGGCTCGATTGCCATCGATGGTGAGGTTCTCTACACGCGCATCTTCCAAATGATAGCCACTAATGACCGGGAAAACGGTGGCGGCGAATCCATCGTCGGCCACCATGATATCCGCGTTCATCGAGCGGCTGAGGGTGAAGTAGTTGCTGCGACCGTTGAGCAGCGTGGCGCAAACGCCGTGGAAGTTCCGCTGCGTTTTGGAAGCGACGTAGACACCGTGGCCGATTTGGAACCCCGTTGGATCCGCGACTACAATGGCCGCCTCACCAAAGTCACCATCGGCAGCGAGGGCGGAGCGATATTCGCGATCCTTTTTCAGCACCGTGCTGCCGCCTGAACCACGCACCGTGACCCGGCTGCGCAAGTGCAGTGAGTCTTGCATGCGATATTCGCCGGGAGCGATGGTGACGACCCCGCCTCCGAGGCCGGCCACGTAGTCCACGGCTGCTTGGAGAGCGCGATGATCCGATCCGACGATATGGGCATCGCGTGGGCCGACCGTGATTTCGATGGCTGGCCGAGCATGCAGCTCATTTTCCGCGTGGCGACGTCCAGCCTGATCGGCCACGGCGATGTCGGCGAGGAGGAGGCTGGTGGAGAAGGTCAGCGCCAGTCCGATGGATTTCATGGCGTTACCGTAAGCATCATTCTCGCTTGCACACAAGCCAGCAAATATCCGATGGGACATCGGCTGGGGCAGTTTGGCGTCAACAGATGGAGGCGAGGCGGAGGATTTAGCCGCAAGAAACAAAAGAAGTCGAAAGAAGGGGACAACGGATGGGATCAATTGACCTGAATCCGGATCAGTTTTTTCGTCATCTTTCGTTCTTTGCGGCAAAATGGTCTTGTTCCTGGTCGGAGGCCGAGAGAGGGAGGCTTTAGCCGCAAGAAGCGAAAGAAGACGAAAGAGGGGACAACGGATGGGATCCGTGGTTCTGAAGCGGAATCGGTTTTTTCGTAGTCTTTCGTTCTTTGCGGCTAAAAGTCAGTTTCCCGGTTTTCGGACGACCGCAGACCCTCCCGCAAATGCCCCCTGATTATTTTCTAAATGTCTGAAAATTTCCGGTAGGCATTCTTACTTTCCTGTTCTATCCTCCCTTCAGTGGCAGGCAGTTGCTATGCCGCGCCGTGTCCTTAGTTTGTGTCTGGTATGC
Proteins encoded in this region:
- a CDS encoding right-handed parallel beta-helix repeat-containing protein; the encoded protein is MKSIGLALTFSTSLLLADIAVADQAGRRHAENELHARPAIEITVGPRDAHIVGSDHRALQAAVDYVAGLGGGVVTIAPGEYRMQDSLHLRSRVTVRGSGGSTVLKKDREYRSALAADGDFGEAAIVVADPTGFQIGHGVYVASKTQRNFHGVCATLLNGRSNYFTLSRSMNADIMVADDGFAATVFPVISGYHLEDARVENLTIDGNRAENPTRVDGCRTAGIFLYRGDNTVISNCVVRNYSGDGISFQQSNDVKVQGCVVEGCAGFGLHPGSGSQRPSVVNCRASANGDDGLFFCWRVRGGLAEGNLLENNAGRGMSIGHKDSNNLVRGNIIRRNARGGVYWRAESEAMAAHGVTFEGNTVTDNQGWGLFVDGATRDTVIRNNLVEDTGSGRQKTGVRIGSRAGEVTLAGNRIKAATQVLDERKDPAENRPGSPGK